The following are encoded together in the Chrysiogenia bacterium genome:
- a CDS encoding twin-arginine translocase TatA/TatE family subunit has product MLGTPELIVVLAIVVLLFGAKKIPDLASGMGKGIRSFKKALNEPDAIDVTPENNEGEKAKSSAQEA; this is encoded by the coding sequence ATGCTTGGAACACCAGAACTCATAGTCGTCCTCGCCATTGTGGTCCTTCTCTTTGGCGCCAAGAAAATCCCCGACCTTGCTTCAGGCATGGGCAAGGGTATTCGCAGCTTCAAGAAAGCGCTCAACGAGCCCGACGCGATCGACGTCACGCCTGAGAACAACGAAGGCGAAAAGGCGAAGAGCTCGGCGCAGGAAGCCTGA